One region of Hymenobacter sediminicola genomic DNA includes:
- a CDS encoding 3-hydroxyacyl-CoA dehydrogenase NAD-binding domain-containing protein, which produces MSKFTVGIIGSGAMGAGIAQVVAQAGHPVCLLDQNAAALQRATTGIEASLRKLAEKGKITSADAEAAIGRIRACSDMDHFAECGLVIEAIVEDVAVKQAVFQDVEAVVSDDCVLASNTSSLSIASIAAACQKPERFVGIHFFNPAPIMQLVEVIPAVQTRAGLAEEIRALVQSWGKLPVLTKDTPGFIVNRVARPFYGEAIRILEEGIADMATIDWAMTELGGFRMGPFTLMDFIGHDVNYRVTESVFTSFFFDPRYKPSFTQKRLFEAGYYGRKAGSGFYDYREGAVPPEPTRDEVLGGQVLHRILAMLINEAVDALALNVASKQDLELAMTKGVNYPKGLLAWADELGLQNVLTTLDDLYHEYHEDRYRASPLLRRMVSAGHTFFQHGAPVGNRQH; this is translated from the coding sequence ATGAGCAAGTTCACCGTCGGAATCATCGGGAGTGGGGCCATGGGCGCGGGCATTGCGCAGGTAGTGGCCCAGGCTGGCCACCCCGTGTGCCTGCTCGATCAGAATGCCGCCGCTCTGCAGCGGGCCACCACTGGTATCGAAGCCAGCCTGCGCAAGCTGGCTGAAAAAGGCAAAATCACGTCGGCCGACGCGGAAGCTGCCATCGGCCGCATCCGGGCCTGCTCCGACATGGACCATTTTGCGGAGTGCGGCCTGGTAATCGAGGCCATAGTGGAAGATGTAGCCGTGAAGCAGGCTGTGTTCCAGGACGTGGAAGCGGTGGTATCCGATGACTGCGTGCTGGCCAGCAACACGTCCTCGCTGTCTATTGCGTCCATTGCGGCGGCCTGCCAGAAACCGGAGCGGTTTGTCGGCATTCACTTCTTCAATCCGGCGCCCATTATGCAGCTGGTGGAAGTAATTCCGGCCGTGCAGACCCGCGCTGGTCTCGCCGAGGAAATCCGGGCGCTGGTGCAAAGTTGGGGCAAGCTGCCGGTGCTCACCAAAGACACGCCGGGCTTCATTGTGAACCGTGTGGCGCGGCCATTTTATGGCGAAGCCATCCGGATTCTGGAAGAAGGAATTGCCGATATGGCAACCATCGACTGGGCCATGACTGAGCTGGGCGGCTTCCGGATGGGGCCGTTTACGCTGATGGATTTCATCGGTCACGACGTGAATTACCGCGTCACGGAGTCGGTGTTCACCAGCTTTTTCTTCGACCCACGCTACAAGCCCAGCTTCACCCAGAAGCGCCTGTTTGAGGCCGGCTACTACGGCCGGAAGGCGGGCAGCGGCTTCTATGACTACCGCGAAGGTGCCGTGCCGCCCGAACCCACCCGCGACGAAGTGCTAGGCGGCCAGGTGCTGCACCGTATCCTGGCCATGCTCATCAACGAAGCCGTAGACGCGCTGGCCCTGAACGTTGCCTCGAAGCAGGACCTGGAGCTGGCCATGACCAAAGGCGTCAACTATCCCAAAGGCCTGCTGGCCTGGGCCGATGAGCTGGGCCTGCAAAACGTCCTGACTACGCTCGACGACCTCTACCACGAGTACCACGAGGACCGCTACCGCGCCAGCCCGCTGCTGCGCCGTATGGTGTCGGCCGGCCATACCTTTTTTCAGCATGGAGCACCTGTTGGAAACCGCCAGCACTAG
- the paaZ gene encoding phenylacetic acid degradation bifunctional protein PaaZ gives MPELLGNYALGRWMAGTGDQQELYDASTGEVVAIANGEGLDFAAMLDYARRVGNKALRNMTFHERGRMIKALALHLDSKKEDFYTLSYRSGATRDDSWIDIEGGIGNLFANASLRRKFPDKPFYVESDPIALSKAGNFMGHHIMVPKEGVAVHINAYNFPIWGMLEKIAVNLLAGMPAIIKPALPSAYLTEAVVREIIASKILPEGALQLVVGSGQGILDHVTYQDVVTFTGSAETGRKLKGHPRILSEAVPFTMEADSLNAAVLGPDAVPGTMEFDLFIKEIRKEMTAKAGQKCTAIRRAIVPENLLEDVQIALGKALAQTTVGHPQAEGVRMGALAGLEQVKRVREQVQRLAKNTPIVYGDLDNVQVIGGDCKTGAFMSPIVLLNSEPFKFTDSHEIEAFGPVATLMPYKNVDEAIQLANLGKGSLVCSVATNDPATAQEFVLGAATHHGRILVLNGEVAKESTGHGSPLPLLIHGGPGRAGGGQEMGGMRGVEHFMQRVAIQGSPSMITAITEVYQPKAKQIEKDKHPFQHYFEELEIGQTYTTHRHTVSEADITNFAQVSGDNFYAHVDATSLEGTLFTGRVAHGYYVLSKAAGMFVDPRKGPVLLNYGLDECRFTKPVYPGMTIGVKLTVKEKIGQEKRDAEDVAKGIVRWLVDVSDETGETVAVATILTMVKKKNQE, from the coding sequence ATGCCTGAACTTCTCGGAAACTACGCCCTGGGCCGCTGGATGGCCGGTACCGGCGACCAGCAGGAACTCTACGACGCCAGCACCGGCGAAGTGGTGGCCATTGCCAATGGCGAAGGCTTGGACTTTGCCGCCATGCTCGACTACGCCCGCCGGGTCGGCAATAAGGCGCTGCGCAACATGACCTTCCACGAGCGGGGCCGCATGATCAAGGCCCTGGCGCTGCACCTCGACAGCAAAAAGGAAGATTTCTACACACTCAGCTACCGTAGCGGCGCCACCCGCGACGACTCTTGGATTGACATTGAGGGCGGTATCGGCAACCTGTTTGCCAATGCCTCGCTGCGTCGCAAGTTTCCCGACAAGCCCTTCTACGTAGAGTCGGACCCCATTGCGCTGTCGAAGGCCGGCAACTTCATGGGCCACCACATTATGGTGCCGAAGGAAGGCGTGGCCGTGCACATCAATGCCTACAACTTCCCCATCTGGGGCATGCTGGAGAAAATTGCGGTGAACCTGCTGGCCGGTATGCCGGCCATCATCAAACCGGCGCTGCCCTCCGCTTACCTCACCGAGGCCGTCGTGCGCGAAATTATTGCCTCCAAAATTCTGCCCGAAGGCGCACTGCAGCTGGTCGTAGGCTCGGGCCAGGGCATCCTCGACCATGTGACTTACCAGGACGTGGTGACCTTTACGGGCTCGGCTGAAACCGGCCGCAAGCTCAAGGGCCACCCGCGCATCCTCTCCGAAGCCGTGCCTTTCACCATGGAAGCCGATTCGCTGAACGCGGCCGTGCTCGGGCCAGATGCGGTACCGGGAACCATGGAATTTGACCTGTTCATCAAGGAGATACGGAAGGAAATGACGGCCAAGGCCGGGCAGAAATGCACCGCCATCCGCCGCGCCATCGTGCCCGAAAACCTGCTGGAAGACGTGCAGATTGCCCTTGGCAAAGCCCTGGCGCAAACCACCGTGGGCCATCCGCAGGCTGAAGGCGTACGCATGGGCGCTTTGGCTGGCCTTGAGCAGGTGAAGCGTGTGCGTGAGCAGGTGCAGCGCCTGGCCAAAAACACACCCATCGTGTACGGCGACCTGGACAACGTGCAGGTGATTGGCGGCGACTGCAAAACCGGGGCTTTCATGTCGCCGATTGTGCTGCTGAACTCCGAGCCGTTCAAGTTCACCGACAGCCACGAAATCGAAGCTTTCGGGCCGGTGGCGACGCTCATGCCCTACAAGAACGTGGACGAAGCCATTCAGCTGGCCAACCTTGGTAAAGGCTCCCTGGTGTGCTCCGTAGCCACCAACGACCCCGCTACGGCGCAGGAATTCGTGCTGGGCGCGGCCACACACCACGGCCGCATTCTGGTTCTCAACGGCGAAGTAGCCAAGGAAAGCACCGGGCATGGCTCGCCGCTGCCGCTGCTCATCCACGGCGGACCCGGCCGGGCGGGTGGGGGCCAGGAAATGGGCGGCATGCGCGGCGTAGAGCACTTTATGCAGCGCGTTGCCATTCAGGGTTCCCCAAGCATGATTACGGCCATTACGGAAGTATATCAGCCGAAAGCCAAGCAGATTGAGAAGGACAAGCACCCCTTCCAGCACTACTTCGAGGAGCTGGAAATCGGGCAGACCTACACCACGCACCGCCACACCGTGTCGGAAGCGGATATCACCAACTTTGCGCAGGTATCCGGCGACAATTTTTACGCCCATGTAGATGCTACTTCGTTGGAAGGCACTCTCTTCACGGGGCGCGTAGCCCACGGCTACTACGTGCTCAGCAAGGCCGCCGGCATGTTCGTGGATCCGCGCAAAGGCCCCGTACTGCTCAACTACGGCCTCGACGAGTGCCGCTTCACCAAACCCGTCTATCCCGGCATGACCATCGGGGTGAAACTAACAGTGAAGGAGAAGATTGGGCAGGAAAAGCGCGACGCCGAGGACGTAGCCAAAGGTATTGTGCGCTGGCTGGTAGACGTATCGGACGAAACCGGCGAAACCGTTGCCGTTGCCACTATCCTTACGATGGTGAAGAAAAAAAACCAAGAATAG
- the pcaF gene encoding 3-oxoadipyl-CoA thiolase — protein sequence MNQAYIIDDIRTPIGNFGGTLSAVRPDDLAALTIRELLRRNPSADPAAIADVILGCANQAGEDNRNVARMALLLAGLPTTVPGETVNRLCASGLSASIGAARAIQSGDGDLFISGGVENMTRAPLVMSKPSKGFGTDSQMADSSFGWRFINPRMQELYGTDAMGETAENLVDQYGISRDDQDQFALHSQQKAAEAQRSGRLGEEIVAVGIPQRKGEPLQFAEDEFLKPATTLEGLAKLRPAFRKTGTVTAGNASGLNDGAAALLLASEDGIRQHNLTPKARIVSMGVAGVEPRIMGIGPVPASHQALKKAGLALNDIDVIELNEAFAAQSIACIRAFGLQDNDPRINPNGGAIALGHPLGMSGARILNAAVRELHRQQKRYALVTMCIGVGQGYAAVIERV from the coding sequence ATGAACCAAGCCTATATCATTGACGACATTCGGACGCCCATCGGCAACTTCGGCGGGACACTTTCTGCCGTTCGGCCCGACGACCTCGCGGCCCTGACCATCCGGGAGCTGCTCCGCCGCAATCCGTCCGCCGACCCGGCCGCCATTGCCGACGTTATTCTGGGCTGCGCCAACCAGGCCGGCGAAGACAACCGCAACGTGGCCCGTATGGCGCTGCTGCTGGCCGGCCTGCCCACCACCGTGCCCGGCGAAACCGTGAACCGCCTCTGCGCTTCCGGCCTCTCGGCCAGCATCGGGGCGGCCCGCGCCATCCAGAGCGGCGACGGTGACCTGTTCATTTCCGGCGGTGTGGAAAACATGACTCGCGCGCCGTTGGTGATGTCGAAACCGTCCAAAGGCTTCGGCACCGACTCGCAGATGGCTGACTCCAGCTTCGGCTGGCGCTTCATCAACCCGCGCATGCAGGAGTTGTACGGCACCGATGCCATGGGCGAAACGGCCGAAAATCTGGTGGACCAGTACGGCATCAGCCGCGACGACCAGGACCAGTTTGCCCTGCACTCCCAACAAAAAGCCGCCGAAGCGCAACGTAGTGGCCGGCTCGGCGAGGAAATTGTGGCTGTGGGCATTCCGCAGCGCAAAGGCGAGCCACTCCAGTTTGCTGAGGACGAGTTCTTGAAGCCTGCTACCACGCTGGAAGGACTAGCCAAACTGCGCCCCGCCTTCCGCAAAACCGGCACCGTAACGGCTGGTAATGCCTCGGGTCTGAATGACGGCGCCGCCGCGCTACTGCTTGCCTCCGAGGACGGCATCCGGCAACACAACCTGACGCCCAAAGCCCGCATCGTGAGCATGGGCGTGGCCGGCGTGGAGCCGCGCATCATGGGTATCGGGCCGGTGCCCGCTTCCCATCAGGCCCTGAAAAAGGCCGGCCTGGCGCTCAACGACATCGACGTAATTGAGTTAAACGAGGCATTTGCCGCGCAAAGCATAGCCTGCATCCGCGCCTTCGGCCTCCAAGACAACGACCCGCGCATCAACCCCAACGGCGGCGCCATTGCTTTGGGCCACCCGCTGGGCATGAGCGGCGCGCGTATCCTCAACGCCGCCGTTCGGGAGCTGCACCGCCAGCAAAAGCGCTACGCCCTCGTGACGATGTGCATTGGTGTGGGCCAGGGCTACGCCGCTGTTATTGAGCGGGTATAG
- the paaI gene encoding hydroxyphenylacetyl-CoA thioesterase PaaI, translating to MEHLLETASTSSTAEAVKNRMLQHDAFSKLLGLEVQEVGAGYCRLRFTVRPDMLNGFAALHGGVTFAAADSAFAFACNSHGRQSVGLTVTIDYLEAGKLGDVITVEAREESLKHKVGVYQVRATNQHGVVLALFKGTAYRTSNEIL from the coding sequence ATGGAGCACCTGTTGGAAACCGCCAGCACTAGCAGTACCGCCGAGGCCGTAAAAAACCGGATGCTGCAGCATGATGCGTTCAGCAAGCTGCTTGGGCTGGAAGTGCAGGAAGTGGGGGCCGGCTACTGCCGCCTGCGCTTCACGGTGCGCCCCGATATGCTCAACGGTTTTGCGGCGCTGCACGGCGGTGTCACCTTCGCGGCTGCCGACTCGGCGTTTGCTTTTGCCTGCAACAGCCACGGCCGCCAGAGCGTGGGCCTCACCGTCACCATCGACTACCTCGAAGCCGGCAAGCTCGGCGACGTAATTACGGTAGAAGCCCGCGAAGAAAGCCTTAAGCACAAAGTCGGCGTGTACCAGGTGCGCGCCACCAACCAGCACGGTGTAGTGCTGGCCCTATTCAAAGGCACCGCCTACCGCACCAGCAACGAGATACTGTAG
- the paaC gene encoding 1,2-phenylacetyl-CoA epoxidase subunit PaaC, whose product MMTDSTMPVQATAATPPEIRAQLFAYVLQLADTSLILAHRLSEWCGHGPILEQDLALANIALDFLGEARSYYQYAAELEGKGRTEDDLAYLRSAVEYRNPLLVEQPNGDFAGTIVRQFLYDCFHYHLLLQLKSGPDAQLAAIAEKSVKEAAYHIKWSAEWVIRLGDGTEESRRRVEKAIDNLWRYTGELTTPSATEKALQAAGFAPDYSAIQQQVDAHVARVFEEATLAVPEGVFMQKGGKDGRHTEHLGYLLAELQYMQRTYPGLQW is encoded by the coding sequence ATGATGACGGATTCCACGATGCCCGTACAAGCCACAGCTGCCACCCCCCCCGAAATCCGGGCGCAGCTGTTTGCCTATGTGCTGCAGCTGGCCGATACCAGCCTGATTCTGGCCCATCGCCTATCGGAATGGTGTGGCCACGGCCCCATTCTGGAGCAGGATCTGGCCCTAGCCAATATTGCGCTGGATTTTCTGGGGGAGGCTCGCAGCTACTATCAGTATGCTGCCGAGCTGGAAGGCAAAGGCCGCACCGAGGATGATCTGGCCTACCTGCGCAGCGCAGTGGAATACCGCAACCCGCTGCTGGTAGAGCAGCCCAACGGCGACTTCGCAGGCACCATCGTGCGGCAGTTCCTCTACGACTGTTTCCATTACCACCTGCTGCTTCAGCTCAAGTCGGGCCCCGATGCGCAGCTGGCGGCCATTGCTGAGAAGTCAGTGAAAGAGGCGGCCTACCACATCAAGTGGAGCGCCGAGTGGGTGATTCGGCTGGGAGACGGCACTGAGGAAAGTCGCCGCCGCGTAGAAAAAGCCATTGATAACCTGTGGCGTTATACCGGCGAACTGACCACACCTTCGGCCACCGAAAAAGCCCTGCAGGCTGCCGGTTTCGCGCCCGATTATTCTGCTATCCAGCAGCAGGTTGACGCTCACGTAGCTCGTGTGTTCGAGGAAGCCACGTTGGCGGTGCCTGAGGGCGTGTTTATGCAGAAAGGTGGCAAAGATGGCCGCCATACAGAGCATCTGGGCTATTTGCTGGCCGAGCTGCAATACATGCAACGTACTTATCCTGGTTTGCAATGGTAG
- the paaD gene encoding 1,2-phenylacetyl-CoA epoxidase subunit PaaD translates to MVEQLAPPTEEHIWQLLEGVSDPEVPVLSILDLGIVRAVRVEGEEVHVTITPTYSGCPAMNVIATEIRLLLLAEGITKLHIHNQLSPAWTTDWMSQAGRQKLEEYGIAPPVDGTATGHMLNLFGKDTAVRCPLCKSEHTHMVSQFGSTACKAHYQCDDCLEPFDYFKCHA, encoded by the coding sequence ATGGTAGAGCAACTGGCACCACCGACTGAGGAGCACATCTGGCAGCTGCTGGAAGGCGTTTCCGACCCGGAAGTGCCCGTGCTCAGCATCCTGGATTTGGGCATCGTGCGCGCCGTGCGGGTAGAGGGCGAGGAAGTCCACGTCACCATCACGCCCACATACTCCGGCTGCCCGGCCATGAACGTCATTGCCACCGAAATCCGGCTGCTGCTGTTGGCGGAGGGTATCACTAAGCTGCACATCCACAACCAGCTCAGCCCCGCCTGGACCACGGACTGGATGAGCCAGGCCGGCCGCCAGAAGCTGGAAGAATACGGTATTGCTCCGCCTGTTGACGGCACGGCCACCGGCCACATGCTCAATCTGTTCGGGAAGGATACGGCCGTGCGCTGCCCGCTCTGCAAGTCCGAGCACACGCATATGGTCAGCCAGTTCGGTTCCACTGCCTGCAAAGCCCACTACCAGTGCGACGACTGCCTGGAGCCCTTCGACTACTTCAAGTGCCACGCATAA
- a CDS encoding enoyl-CoA hydratase-related protein produces MSETPSLLFSLDGGVATICFNRPHVFNSVNKEVALALQQHLQDCQQNPEVRAVLLTGTGKAFCAGQDLAEITGPDSPEVAEIVEKHYNPIVELIRALDKPVVAAVNGVAAGAGANLALACDIVVAKESASFIQAFSKIGLIPDSGGTYFLPRLIGMQRASALMLTGDKVSATEAVQMGMIYKAFADDVFEQEVQTLVRKLAAMPTKGLAYTKQLLNVTFSKDLTQQLRYEADFQLRAGATSDYREGVSAFLEKRQPSFTGQ; encoded by the coding sequence ATGTCCGAAACTCCTTCACTGCTTTTCTCCCTTGATGGCGGCGTCGCTACTATCTGCTTCAACCGGCCCCACGTTTTCAACAGCGTTAATAAGGAAGTGGCGCTGGCGCTGCAGCAGCATTTGCAGGATTGCCAGCAGAACCCGGAAGTACGCGCTGTGTTGCTCACGGGTACTGGCAAGGCCTTCTGTGCAGGGCAGGATCTGGCGGAAATTACGGGCCCGGATAGCCCGGAAGTAGCGGAGATTGTGGAGAAGCACTATAACCCGATTGTGGAGCTGATTCGGGCGCTGGACAAGCCGGTGGTGGCCGCCGTGAATGGCGTGGCCGCCGGCGCGGGCGCCAACCTGGCCCTGGCCTGCGACATCGTAGTAGCTAAGGAGTCAGCTTCTTTCATCCAGGCTTTCAGCAAGATCGGGCTGATTCCGGACAGCGGCGGGACGTACTTTCTGCCCCGCTTGATTGGCATGCAGCGCGCCTCGGCCCTGATGCTGACCGGCGACAAGGTTTCGGCCACTGAAGCGGTGCAGATGGGCATGATTTACAAGGCATTTGCCGACGACGTGTTTGAGCAGGAAGTGCAGACACTGGTGCGCAAGCTGGCCGCCATGCCCACCAAAGGCTTGGCCTACACCAAGCAGCTCCTGAACGTGACGTTCAGCAAAGACCTGACCCAGCAGCTCCGCTACGAAGCCGACTTTCAGCTGCGGGCCGGCGCCACTTCCGACTACAGGGAAGGCGTGTCGGCTTTCCTTGAAAAACGCCAACCTAGCTTCACCGGGCAATGA
- the paaB gene encoding 1,2-phenylacetyl-CoA epoxidase subunit PaaB, which translates to MTQKEWPLWEVFIRSKQGLDHKHVGSLHAADAEMAIQNARDVYTRRLEGVSIWVVESTNVHASNPDDAAAFYEPANDKIYRHPTFYQVPDSIKHM; encoded by the coding sequence ATGACCCAAAAAGAATGGCCGCTGTGGGAAGTTTTCATCCGCAGCAAGCAGGGCCTCGACCATAAACACGTGGGCAGCCTGCACGCTGCTGATGCCGAAATGGCCATCCAGAATGCCCGCGACGTGTACACGCGCCGCCTCGAAGGCGTGAGCATCTGGGTGGTGGAGTCGACGAATGTGCACGCCTCCAACCCCGACGATGCGGCCGCCTTCTACGAGCCGGCCAACGACAAAATCTACCGCCATCCGACCTTTTACCAGGTGCCGGATTCCATCAAGCACATGTAA